TTGTATCTTATATTATCCAGCAATATgattacattatcatataataatctgctatATATGATACTcgtaataacatgataataagatggaaaatggaattaaaatagatttttgaCATTCATTTAATTTTCTGATAAGCttgctttaaaatttaatattcatagaaaatggaaatgaaattTGTAATCTCCAGttaatttaaagaataaaaaaaattgaatgaacaaaaaagaattgaatgaacaaaaataaattgaatgaaaaataGTTCTGCATAATTATGGAAGACCTAAAGAAAAttgaatgaataaaaaagaattgaatGTAAAGTGAATGAATAAAAGAGAAGTGAATGAAAAATGGTTCTGCATAATATTGTGGAAGACCTGTACAcacgcaaaaaaaaaaaaaagaaagagaaagagagaaaaaaagagagagagaaagagagcaTGTGTTATGTGTGTGTGtcagagtaaaataataaatattcaaatttaaagagtaaaatcacaaaaaagttaaaacagtGATGCATTTTCGCCATCTTTTCTGTGTTGAGGTATAAAGACctattatttctttattttaggtaaattccaaattttctctattttttaagatattttgaATTTATCTCTTCACAATTTCGATGTTTTTACCAAGTATAGAATgatctttaaattttacaaattaatcTTTCATATATGTTTGCCAAATATGTCCACGACTCATTTAAAGATGGCATGACACAAGGTTTTTTTATGCCACGTATGATAATTTGTTTTACATGTACATGAATAAAATTACACCACATTAGCTCAAAACGATTTAcaatatattgataaaaattgaaataaatgaTGGATTAAGATTTGAAGATCGTGGTATATTTaacaaaaacactaaaattgtAGGTAGATAAGCTTATTTTtcctatttataaaatattaaaaaaaaataagttatacatgaataattaatgataaactataaaattactATCATTTaactgaaattgcaaaaaaaaaaatctgaataTTATAGATCTTATATCTTTCTACATTACTCCCATCTCTGAAATTGACTCAAAAAACGGAAACAAATGTAACCACAAAATAATTATCATCTTCAATATCAAATTTAGATATGAGTTTGCTGACATGGAAACATTTTTATGTTcattcatatataaataattacatAGAGATTGATGTGCAATTATGTATTTTATTGAGAgtggtttaaaaacattttggACCGCAGGCTTCAATTTGGATAGACCCTAAACTTATCAAGTTGTGATTTGCGATCGAGCTTATTAGAAAAAAAGTTCTGCAAGTAATCTGCATATAAAAACCTCTTAAACAATGGTGTAGTTTCAGGAGTAATAAGACTCGCCATCGGACCGATCTCCGCATCCAATCTAGGACTACAGAATGTGGCAATCGAAATTCTTTCGTTCACCGAGTCTACGACTGCTCTATGCTCTATGCTTGGATAAATTCCATTCGATAAAGCCTATAAAATCAACCACAATGAAAAAGatatattactatttttatttgaatattttaaagttataaaattacaaattctCTGAAAGAATTTAATGATAGATATTGTGagttacatatatatatttaaatccaTTATAATTTCTATTTAGATTTACTTTTCATTATTAAATCTTGATGCATAAAATTATGCTATACGAGTTCGTATCAAATTTTTTCAAACCTACatagaatattaaaattttaaagtttaaatttaagtaaatttggattaaattcgAATTTagatcatatttttattaaaattaaatgttcAATCTTATCCAAATTAGATAGAGTTTGGCGAATACGTACCCACACGCATGCACATGTCTAGCTACACGACACGATATAATCAATGTCAATGTAGCTATTTATAGTAAAACAGTTACGTACCTCAAGCATGTCTCCAACGTTGATGACAAAAGCATTAGCGAGTGGTTGAATCGAAACCCATTTTCCATCCTTTTTAATTTGAAGTCCTTCGGTTTCGTTGGCTTGAAGAAGTATGGTGAATCCAGTGCCATCTGAATGAGGAGATATGCCCACAACAAGCTCTGGTTGAGGACATGGAGGATAATAATTCATTCTTATTGACTGCCATCCCTCTGGTTCAAATACTCCCACTAGATCATCACTTGGTTCTATTCTTAGAGCTTTTGCCATtacatttaatattttcatgcTAAGATTTTTCATTTCTTCTGAATAAGCTTCAAGGATAGTTCTAccataaaaagaataaatatcataaatattaattaacataggaatttataaaggttacatattgagatgtatatatatatatatatatatatatatatatatattgaatttttaaaataactaaagtttcatattatttagGGATAATTAATCATGGGGGTTtacaaattatctttttttgttACACTTTGATGACCGAACATTGGTTCgtttcaatttgattattataatttaattgtttttattatgaatggtgaattttaatttcatttcagCGGGAGATTTTCCAGCAAAATACATATACGTGATgattttgttttactttttatCTAAAAACTTGTCATGTATACATAATTTGGTCAGAAAATTCTTCGTTAAAATGATAttaaggataaatgataattaatacaAGCAAAAAACATTGAAATGTGGTAAAATCCGACTCTCCCTATGAACTTTTGGCCGAAAACTTTTAGatgaaattaaagtttagttatcaaaataaaatgaacCAAAATTTGATCATCAAAATACAATTAAAGGAAAGTTTGGATACCtccaaaataaattaacattaattattttaattatgaaacTCTTTTCTGAGTGATTTGTAATCTAATTACGTTAGTTGTTAGTGTTGGTCGTTAGTGTTAAATGTTAAATCAGCCGAAACCACTGGATGCACCAATACTCGAAACTGATCTTTTAGGAATTACCTTAACGGAAGGGAAAATTTAGGCATTAAATAGTCCTTCCTCAAGTGGATTGGGAGAGCGGTGAGGTACAGCATATCACACCAATCAAGCTTCTGTTCTTCGGATGCAACAAAAGCTTGGCCATACCCTTCAGATTCTCCATCTCTTATATCAAATTTCTTTTTCTCATCAGTCGGAAGATTAAAGAAACTTTTAGCTTCTAATTTCATTGTCTCCACCAATGACGAACTCACTCCATGGTTAATCAACTATgtgcataaaaattaaaatcattaatacttaattttaataatttgttaaaatagttcaaatggtataaacgctgaACAATATTCTGTTAGGTCGTGAGTTTAATTTCTCCCACAAACGCTTTAGTTTAACTAAAGACGCTTTGAAACGGAAAAtactaaaacaataaatatcTTTGAAAACAAAATTCTTGTTTCATTGAATCATCATTGTTTGGAAAATAAGGTAGACACTCCTGAACCCAAATCCCGTTTTGTAGAATTAGTAAAGAATATCGAAATTTCGTAAGGGTTTTGAAAAACAGGAACAAAATATAGAACTCGATAAGTTTTGGTGCATACCTGAAAGAAACCCCAATCTTTACAAGCATTGTGAAACTTATCCAACTCGGAGTCTTCAGAAAGCAACTTGTTCATGTCGATGACCGGAACCTGATCGGGCGAAGAAGAATTGGGTAGAAATGGAGGGTCCTGATCAGGTCTGACATATCTAGATGGAACTGTAGCCAATGATTTCTTAGCCAGGTCCTGAACATAAGGCACCGCTAGGGTTTTTCCTAAGGTTAACGTTTCAAATTTGGATTCCATTGGCAAGTGTTTGAGAGAGATGATCCAaatccaattttactctcttttATAGTCAATTACTATATTTGTTAGGTGTcgttttttaattatgaaaaacATTCTAGATAAGGGAGTAAAATTGATTATAGCGGTTGGCATACTTTCCAAAAGTAGTAAAATGGTgaacaaattcaaaatataatattttagttactaaatttttatatttgcgATTTCGAAAAGTACCAAAGTGATTTTTGGTTAAATCATGCACGCGTGGTATATTCAATTTTCGATTATTTATGACAAAtcagttatattttttttggtgcAACATAAGCAGGGGTAAAATCATGATTCCAATTAGGTAGAAATTTTTGCGTTCGGTTATTTAGAAATAAGTAAACAAGGTGTAAGTGTGGTAACTAGTTACCCCGTATGGTATACTTTAATCGCCTCTATAAGGAAAAACCGCTTCTAACACTTGTAGGTGCGGTTACCCCGTATAcgtatttttctcaaaaaaaaatggTGAGGGTTGGCCGACCCTCCTTACCCTTTTGGATATGCCcctgaatataaatatattgaaaCTGAAGTGGCCGAAAATAATTGGTCCAGCATATGTATATTGAAACTGAAGTAGcataatttttttggataatttaaaattaaaggtgtacaacaaattaaattaactaatataTAGAATTTGTCGttgaaaataacaaatatatatttatttgatcatttatattaatttaagatgAATCTTTAATTAGTTCTAACAATTTGTTAGGCAGAATTCATCCtcatgtttttatatttttcactttttgttTATGtggttttaaaaagaattatttacTTCGTCTCTGTATAATCAAATTTTACAATGATTTCGTCTTTTATTGGACTAagtaaacaaaacataaatttaaaaaatgattaaataaataaaaattatatataaaatagtgaaaaaaaacaaaaataaaagaactaaaaaaataagataacccagaaataaaaaaataaaaaataaaaaataaagagaccTAAATTTGAGTTCTGCCAATTTATTATGATACACATTCATTGAACAAAGGATTATTTTTACCCCTCAACTTATAACGACgtatcaaaaaaatccaaattaatAAACTCGTATTACTTTTGCCCTGAATTTGTAAAAATCGGATCAAAAACTCTTCTCCCTACTCTCACCTCAGAGAGTAAGACACTATCTggtttttaatggtaaaaaactTTAGAATGAtcctaaatattttttcatatttcgaATTAacacataataaataaaataataatttattcctTTTTATCTTAAAACTCCTTATATCTTATTAATACTAACTAAAAACGTAGAGGATTGTTTTGtaccttttataaaaaaaaattatgttctcCTCGTTTTTTACCTTTTACAAAAACATAGAGGATTGTTTTGTaccttttacaaaaaataataattgttttgtaCCTTTTACAAAACATAGAGGATTTTTTTTTCGCAAAAACGAGGAGCGATCTGCTCCTCGTTGAAGAACAAATCggcggatctgttcttcaagaacagaccgAGGTAGAGGGCCGGATGGTGGATTTTGGACGGCGGTGGTGGTTGTGGAGGAGGAGGGACGTTAGAGGTGtaggaaaataaaaatgaacaaaggatcactttaccccctcaacttggaataaagtatcaaaaacgtccaaattagcaaaatgggatcacttttaccctgaacttggcaaaatgGGTACAAAAACCCTCCTCCCtactctcacctaagagagtgaaATACACTCTCTTGTTTCAATGGTGGTTTCGGTTTTTTGAGGTGGTTTTTCataggaaaaaagtttaaaatggtcctaattcttttaaaacattataaattaatacctaataattaaaacaaaaaaaaatttaatccttctaactaaaaaatataaaataacaaattaatcctctaaattatacatatatcaCAAACTAACCCtctaaattatacatatataacaaacTAGCCCtctaaattatacatatataacaaacTAACCCCAAActttctataatttaaaaaaacagacccgtgggtctgttcttcaagaacagacaccatgtctgttcttgaagaacagacccaggtCTGTTCTAAGAAGAACAAATCACCCAGGTCTGTTCTTCTTAGAACGGACGGGATATGTTCTTCTTAGAACAGACGGGATCTGTTCTTCTGAGAACAGACCTtcggcgaggaggagctcctccttgccggaaattgtaaaaaaaaaaaaattgggaaaaagtTCATAAAGGTCcctgttttaattaaaaatttaattaaaagttaagtATGAttagtaatatttaattaggattaatgagtatttaagtaacccactctccaattaaggcgCCACGTCAGCACAGGGGTCTTTTTGtaccggttttgacaagttcagggtaaaagtgatacGGTTTTgtcaatttggacgtttttgatactttgtgccaagttgagggggtaaagtgatcctttgttcaaataaaaatctataaatttgtcattttaaatttaggttaattaagATTAAGTGTTAATTAGGTTAGTTTAATTAGAGTTTATTATGATTCATTAGAATaaattatagtaatttttataaagttCACTTTTTTAATTAAGGTGTCAAATCAATATAGGGGtgttttttatttggttttgacaagttcatgCTATAATACGGTTTtgttaatttagatttttttgataGTCTGTTACAAGTTAAAGGGGTAAAATGAACTTTTGTTCCACATTCATCATAGTCCATCTTTCTTGGGCGCCAAAATAAATAGGTCGATATACCTTATCTTCACGTAACCTCTTCTCTGTCCTGTCAATTCCCACataatttggtaaaaaaaaagcCCACATAAATAgcctttgaatatttttatttattttaagtttgtGATTCTAATTACTTTCTCCGTCtttgacaaaaataataaattacacTAAACAGTATAagaacaatttttatttatcttaagtTTGTAATTGTAATGGTTTTTTAGTGTTTAAATAGTATACTTTCTCGGTTTCTCCATCCCACAGCGACGATAAAATGAATGTCAAAACTAAAAACATGAAGGGAAAGTGataaaaattaatgttatataatttatttttaattaatttttcttaaacCATTTGATATAGCATTAAAAAAATGGAtggattaaaaattaattttaaaatatcactTTTGAAGCAGAGTTCGACGAATGAAATACTGTtacgtaaaaaaaatataaaaggtgAATTGAAATGGtggattataaaatatttttttagaaaaatataattgtttattttataattaaatctaatttattaaattcGTTTCCAATTTATATTATCTATTAATTATAACCTTGTATTGCTTTTCCATTGTCCTTGATTGTTTTTTgtgattatttttgaaatatttattttagaaaCATATTTATACTCTTTTCagcatatttttttgaaatttttctctctattcttatttaaaatataatacacttaaatgcataaaaaatcatcaactttcgcttgtgttttatatttaacataatcttttaattttgacaaaaaggTACATgaacttttcaaattttgcaattaaagacaccgACACCGTTTTAGATATAAAATGGCACcgtttttgtaataccccgtacgtttgACGTTGCCGAAGTGAGCAACGCAATTTAAATTAGTAGTCATAGCGACTAGAAAAGGGAGTTAGCGAAGaaattaagtaattaaggacgaggataggtcgatattgaaatcTAAAGAATGAATTTCAATAATTGTAACATCTAAGATACTTAAACGGGACTAAGGAAAAGTTGGAATTAGAAATAAGATTAAGTTCccgaaaaattagaaaatggaattttattgcccgaaaaatattaaataaataaactattgaCGGGAATcagtaattaagaaaataatattgataatttggatatcaatattcataaaagaaaaataaggacGAAAAAGTGACGGAAATCGTCATTTTCGATCAAATTGGAAAATTGAgcgttttagccaaaatttgacaaaatcgaTTAGTGGAGTCTAAATAGTGGGTTGGCGgaagagtattatttatttggacataaataatacgaaattttGTCGAGATTAAACGATTAAGTgatttttgggctaaattgaataaaaaaaaagcttaGGACCTAAGTTTGAGGAGGTGGCTTCATTAAGGGTTAATGGGAACATTATACCATAAATACATATAGCCTAAGAAAATGATTTATCTCAGCAAATTCATAATTATCTCAGCTCCAAATATCATCATCTTCCTCATTTGAAGCTTATAGGTAACAAATTTTCAATTAGCCATAACTCCTTCGTTTTAAGTCCGATTGATGCGATTTTTGTGGCCATGGAACGAGCATGAGATTCTCTACTCATCAAGCCCAGAAAATCAAGGTAAAAATCGTTATATAGGGTTAAGGTTTCTGCTGTAAATTTCTGATTTGTTTGAAATTGTTAGTGATGATGATTTTAAGCTCTAAAATGGTGATTAGTAAGTGTAATTGATTGATTAAAGCTAAATTTAAGGGATGGTTTGAGTGAGTTGTGAGAGTTGTGAATTGTGGGGGTGTTAGGGTTTGATTAAGGTCTATGTCTTGAAGGGGGATACCCATGGCCATGGTGGCCGGACCCTCACCGTGCCGAAGCACGGTGAGCTGCTGCAGGCAGCAGCCCTGGTGCGATGCACCAGGGCATTGCCGGCCCCTCCTCTGTCCAAACAGGGGAGGGCTGAGTAGAAGGGGAGGGGGCTGATGCCACCCTCCGTTTATGTTTAAATGTGTGATCGGTTTGGTCGTTTGTGGAGCTACGAAACTAGAAATCAAACTTAACGTAAAAACAGTTTTTAGGATAAATTATTAATGAATTGTAATCGGAAATTGGATAAAGGTTATGACATGattaataattgatatataGTTTATTATATTAAGCTATAGGCTgaattaaatcgattaaaacattaaaggAATAACCATAAAattgacgttttaaacatagaACATAAATGACGTAACTTACGTTACAAAATGCAATATCAAAATTGATTGGTAAAATGGTTATAGAAAATATAATAGGGATGTcctaaattgattaaaatgttaataacTTAGTATAATAATCATGCTAAGTAAGTCTTACAATATTGTTTCCGTGTCGTGTTTAAATCGAGTAGGAATCGATAGGCGAAGTTTAGTGAAATGAAGTGCATTTCGACTAAGGTTAAGATTGTATGAAAATCAAGGATTTTAAAGGTTATATATGCTGTTTTAAACTCAAATTTGCTAAGGAAAATATATTAAGGTCGAGCATTTTGagatttaaaaacaaaaaggcGATATTGACGTAAAAACGCGGCTAAGTGAATTTAGACGTTTGAGCGAGTCTTATAGGATTGATTGGGCATTATAGATGGGTTTAAGTTAAGAAGACTTAActtaatatagtaattaatagttttgattttataatgccAATGAGATATAAATGTATTTTGAACCTCGTTTGTAACAGACAAACCGAGAGGCGAAGGGATCGACGGTTTTGGCCTAGGAGTATTCGGCCAAGACTAATGCGTATAAACAATTTGGATTGGAAAGCAAGGAGTGAGTATACTTTACTCTCGCGTATTATTACGCTATAagcatattattaaatattttaattataagttataaaaacacatcgcattatataatCATTTGTTGTGATTTGGAATTGTATGAACTAAATGGTTATTCTACCGTGGGATACACGGAATATGACTTATgaaatagttatatatatatgtatatgagtatacatattaataatttacgtttgacaattaaatta
This window of the Mercurialis annua linkage group LG5, ddMerAnnu1.2, whole genome shotgun sequence genome carries:
- the LOC126680015 gene encoding codeine O-demethylase-like, which codes for MESKFETLTLGKTLAVPYVQDLAKKSLATVPSRYVRPDQDPPFLPNSSSPDQVPVIDMNKLLSEDSELDKFHNACKDWGFFQLINHGVSSSLVETMKLEAKSFFNLPTDEKKKFDIRDGESEGYGQAFVASEEQKLDWCDMLYLTALPIHLRKDYLMPKFSLPLRTILEAYSEEMKNLSMKILNVMAKALRIEPSDDLVGVFEPEGWQSIRMNYYPPCPQPELVVGISPHSDGTGFTILLQANETEGLQIKKDGKWVSIQPLANAFVINVGDMLEALSNGIYPSIEHRAVVDSVNERISIATFCSPRLDAEIGPMASLITPETTPLFKRFLYADYLQNFFSNKLDRKSQLDKFRVYPN